In the Oryzihumus leptocrescens genome, one interval contains:
- a CDS encoding SDR family NAD(P)-dependent oxidoreductase has protein sequence MSQQRVVLISGGASGIGAALATAHSRLGDTVVVADVHPRDPEHVHLDVTDRQAFARVARRVVEEHGRIDVFYNNAGIATGGLVEELSPEHWDRTIDVNLRGVVHGIEAVYPLMRAQRSGHIVNTASLAGLLPAPVMAPYTATKHAVVALSQALRMEARAHGVKVTAVCPGFVDTPLLQAVNRDVPATGVNGEAPALVERLRPHLLPAEELARIVVEALPKNPALVVAPRQARLAAWAQRFAPGLVRLATARELRRYRRAARRAR, from the coding sequence ATGAGCCAGCAGCGCGTCGTCCTCATCAGCGGCGGGGCGAGCGGCATCGGCGCCGCCCTCGCCACGGCCCACTCCCGCCTCGGTGACACCGTCGTCGTCGCGGACGTCCACCCGCGCGATCCCGAGCACGTGCACCTGGACGTGACCGACCGGCAGGCGTTCGCGCGGGTCGCGCGGCGCGTCGTGGAGGAGCACGGCCGGATCGACGTGTTCTACAACAACGCCGGCATCGCCACCGGGGGCCTCGTCGAGGAGCTCTCCCCCGAGCACTGGGACCGCACCATCGACGTCAACCTGCGCGGCGTCGTGCACGGCATTGAGGCCGTCTACCCCCTCATGCGGGCCCAGCGCAGCGGCCACATCGTCAACACCGCCTCCCTCGCCGGGCTGCTTCCCGCGCCGGTCATGGCTCCCTACACCGCGACGAAGCACGCGGTCGTGGCCCTGTCCCAGGCGCTGCGCATGGAGGCCCGCGCGCACGGGGTGAAGGTGACCGCCGTGTGCCCCGGCTTCGTCGACACCCCGCTGCTGCAGGCGGTCAACCGCGACGTGCCCGCGACCGGCGTCAACGGGGAGGCCCCCGCCCTGGTCGAACGGCTCCGCCCGCACCTGCTCCCGGCCGAGGAGCTCGCCCGCATCGTCGTGGAAGCGCTGCCCAAGAACCCCGCGCTCGTCGTGGCCCCGCGCCAGGCGCGGCTCGCCGCCTGGGCGCAGCGGTTCGCACCCGGCCTGGTCCGCCTGGCCACCGCCCGCGAGCTGCGCCGCTACCGCAGGGCCGCCCGCCGCGCCCGGTGA
- a CDS encoding FAD-binding oxidoreductase, which yields MHPVDDRALTDLRTSVGGTVLQEGDEEFDDALEKAVWNGDVHRRPALVVEAISARDVATVIAFAREHRLDLTVRGGGHSFAGHAVSEGGLMLDLGPLDRVDVDPRARRARVGGGARWSDLDAAAAAHGLAVTGGFVSHTGVGGLTLGGGMGWLTRRCGLTCDSLVSAQVVTADGRTVTASADSEPDLFWALRGGGGNFGVVTSFEFALHEVDQLANVGLFFWAPQDAREPLRAAARVIPALPREYGAFIGGLTAPPAPFVPVERQGTTAFVVGVIGWGAPHEHAEVVAPIQELAPAFELVTSMPYSALQQMFDDSAPWRIKGYEKALWLEELSDPVIDVVLDFLPRKTSPLSFMPIFALGGAFADVPDEATAFSGSRRNLWALNIAAVAEDAGMLAVDRDWVQRFWTALQPWAQGVGSYVNFIADEDEARVRASYGEAKYARLAAIKARWDPDNVFHHNANIRPTPAAQAAVTLA from the coding sequence ATGCACCCCGTCGACGACCGCGCCCTGACCGACCTGCGCACCAGCGTCGGGGGGACGGTGCTCCAGGAAGGGGACGAGGAGTTCGACGACGCGCTGGAGAAGGCGGTCTGGAACGGCGACGTCCACCGGCGTCCCGCGCTCGTCGTCGAGGCGATCAGCGCCCGCGACGTCGCCACGGTCATCGCCTTCGCCCGCGAGCACCGGCTCGACCTGACCGTGCGCGGGGGTGGGCACAGCTTCGCCGGGCACGCGGTCTCCGAGGGCGGGCTGATGCTCGACCTCGGCCCGCTCGACCGGGTCGACGTCGACCCGAGGGCACGTCGCGCGCGGGTCGGCGGCGGGGCACGATGGTCCGACCTCGACGCCGCGGCGGCCGCCCACGGCCTGGCGGTCACCGGTGGCTTCGTCAGCCACACCGGCGTCGGCGGCCTGACCCTCGGCGGCGGCATGGGCTGGCTGACCCGGCGGTGCGGCCTGACCTGCGACAGCCTGGTGTCCGCGCAGGTGGTCACCGCCGACGGCCGCACCGTGACCGCCTCGGCCGACTCCGAGCCGGACCTGTTCTGGGCGCTGCGCGGCGGCGGCGGCAACTTCGGGGTGGTGACCTCGTTCGAGTTCGCGCTCCACGAGGTCGACCAGCTGGCCAACGTCGGGTTGTTCTTCTGGGCGCCGCAGGACGCGCGCGAGCCGCTGCGTGCCGCGGCCCGCGTCATCCCGGCCCTGCCACGGGAGTACGGCGCGTTCATCGGCGGGCTGACCGCGCCGCCGGCGCCGTTCGTGCCGGTGGAGCGCCAGGGGACGACGGCGTTCGTCGTGGGCGTGATCGGCTGGGGTGCTCCGCACGAGCACGCCGAGGTGGTGGCGCCGATCCAGGAGCTGGCCCCGGCATTCGAGCTGGTGACCTCGATGCCGTACTCCGCGCTGCAGCAGATGTTCGACGACAGCGCGCCGTGGCGGATCAAGGGCTACGAGAAGGCGCTCTGGCTGGAGGAGCTGTCCGACCCGGTCATCGACGTGGTGCTGGACTTCCTGCCGCGCAAGACGTCGCCCCTGAGCTTCATGCCGATCTTCGCCCTGGGCGGGGCGTTCGCCGACGTGCCGGACGAGGCCACCGCGTTCAGCGGCTCCCGCCGCAACCTGTGGGCTCTCAATATCGCCGCCGTCGCCGAGGACGCCGGGATGCTCGCGGTCGACCGGGACTGGGTCCAGCGGTTCTGGACGGCGCTGCAGCCCTGGGCGCAGGGTGTCGGCAGCTACGTCAACTTCATCGCCGACGAGGACGAGGCGCGGGTCAGGGCCAGCTACGGCGAGGCGAAGTACGCCCGGCTGGCTGCCATCAAGGCCCGGTGGGACCCGGACAACGTGTTCCACCACAACGCCAACATTCGGCCGACGCCGGCCGCCCAGGCGGCTGTCACGCTGGCCTGA
- a CDS encoding MFS transporter, producing the protein MARPLRSPGPRALLALASTAVALAAADTYVVVVALPDMMSGVGLGVDALQQATPIVSGFLLGYIAVLPLIGRLADLLPRQRILLACLAVFVVGSVVTATAVELPVLVGGRVLQGIGGGGLVPATLALVADLWPPGRRGTPLGVVGAVQELGSVLGPLLGAAVLALADWRAIFWLNVVAGLLLAAGLWRAGAPGRPRVVPLVVAVLATALGLLTLTAPERLVTGVTTGIPFVPFTGTSRLATPIGVATGVLLLVLAAVTVRSWSSVLRRADVPGAVCLAVALGSVVLAFASADPTREVVGPWGRVLLPLALVAVAGHAWRHRTAAVPLIARGVLRGRVPVALLVSVLVGAALVAVVVDVPVLARLGDRSQTGAALVLLRFLVAVPVGALVGGRALRHTGGAVVAAGGLALAAVALVLMSGWVPAALDGIGATAVLVAAGLGLGLAIAPVNAAALADAPVGDAGVASALVVVARMTGMVVGLAVLTAIGLHRFSAAVSALPDPTDTAALARAGVVQVQSVLLGGGIAAGAAAVAALWLGIRPERVHDTPEPAAAARATS; encoded by the coding sequence ATGGCGCGCCCGTTGAGATCTCCCGGCCCTAGGGCGCTGCTGGCGCTGGCGTCCACCGCGGTGGCGCTGGCGGCCGCCGACACCTACGTCGTCGTGGTCGCGCTGCCGGACATGATGTCCGGCGTCGGGCTGGGCGTCGACGCGCTGCAGCAGGCCACGCCCATCGTGTCCGGCTTCCTGCTCGGCTACATCGCCGTGCTGCCGCTCATCGGGCGCCTCGCCGACCTGCTCCCGCGGCAGCGCATCCTGCTCGCGTGCCTGGCCGTGTTCGTCGTCGGCTCGGTGGTCACCGCCACCGCGGTCGAGCTGCCGGTGCTGGTCGGCGGGCGCGTCCTGCAGGGCATCGGCGGCGGGGGCCTGGTGCCCGCCACGCTGGCGCTGGTCGCCGACCTGTGGCCCCCCGGCCGCCGCGGCACCCCGCTGGGGGTGGTGGGCGCGGTGCAGGAGCTCGGCAGCGTGCTCGGACCGCTGCTGGGCGCGGCCGTGCTCGCGCTCGCCGACTGGCGGGCCATCTTCTGGCTCAACGTCGTGGCCGGGCTGCTGCTGGCGGCAGGGCTGTGGCGGGCGGGGGCTCCCGGACGCCCGCGTGTGGTGCCGCTGGTCGTTGCTGTCCTCGCCACCGCGCTGGGCCTGCTCACCCTCACCGCGCCCGAGCGCCTGGTCACCGGCGTGACCACCGGTATCCCGTTCGTCCCCTTCACGGGCACCTCCCGCCTCGCGACCCCGATCGGGGTCGCGACCGGCGTGCTGCTCCTGGTCCTCGCCGCGGTGACCGTCCGGTCCTGGAGCTCGGTGCTGCGCCGGGCCGACGTGCCCGGTGCGGTGTGCCTGGCGGTCGCGCTGGGGTCGGTGGTGCTGGCCTTCGCCTCGGCCGACCCGACCCGCGAGGTCGTCGGGCCCTGGGGGCGGGTGCTCCTGCCGCTGGCCCTCGTGGCCGTCGCCGGCCACGCCTGGCGGCACCGCACCGCCGCGGTCCCGCTCATCGCCCGCGGCGTGCTCCGCGGGCGGGTGCCGGTCGCCCTGCTGGTCAGCGTCCTGGTCGGCGCCGCGCTCGTGGCCGTCGTCGTGGACGTCCCGGTGCTCGCCCGGCTCGGGGACCGGTCCCAGACCGGCGCGGCCCTGGTGCTGCTGCGGTTCCTCGTCGCCGTGCCGGTGGGCGCGCTCGTCGGGGGGCGCGCCCTGCGGCACACCGGCGGCGCCGTCGTCGCCGCCGGGGGGCTGGCCCTGGCCGCGGTCGCCCTGGTGCTCATGTCCGGCTGGGTGCCGGCGGCGCTGGACGGCATCGGCGCGACCGCGGTCCTCGTCGCGGCCGGCCTGGGCCTGGGCCTGGCCATCGCGCCGGTCAACGCCGCGGCGCTGGCTGACGCACCGGTGGGCGACGCCGGGGTCGCCAGCGCCCTCGTCGTGGTCGCCCGGATGACCGGGATGGTCGTCGGGCTGGCGGTGCTGACTGCGATCGGCCTGCACCGCTTCTCGGCCGCGGTCAGCGCCCTGCCCGACCCGACCGACACCGCGGCGCTCGCGCGGGCCGGCGTGGTCCAGGTGCAGTCCGTGCTGCTCGGCGGGGGGATCGCCGCCGGCGCGGCCGCGGTCGCGGCCCTGTGGCTCGGCATACGGCCCGAGCGGGTGCACGACACGCCCGAGCCGGCCGCCGCGGCCCGCGCGACCTCGTGA
- the thiM gene encoding hydroxyethylthiazole kinase, translating into MVATTPVSPVTAAAVGDALATLRERSPLVQCLTNIVVAQWTANLLLATGAAPAMVDNPEESGVFAGVASGVLVNVGTPYGETAAAMEQAVAAAGRAGTPWVLDPVAVGPLLGWRTGIALRLLSVAAPAVVRGNASEVMALAGGAGGKGVDSLDTPEAALDAARALAGSHGTVVAVSGPVDHLTDGERLVTVANGHEWLTRVTGVGCALGALMAAFAGCVEDPLLAATAATATLTVAADEAAARTAGPGSFAVALLDELAALTPEALTERVRLG; encoded by the coding sequence ATGGTCGCGACCACGCCCGTCTCCCCCGTCACCGCCGCCGCCGTCGGCGACGCCCTCGCCACCCTGCGCGAGCGCTCGCCCCTGGTGCAGTGCCTGACCAACATCGTCGTCGCCCAGTGGACGGCCAACCTGCTCCTGGCCACCGGCGCCGCCCCGGCCATGGTCGACAACCCCGAGGAGTCGGGAGTCTTCGCCGGGGTGGCCAGTGGCGTGCTTGTCAACGTCGGCACGCCCTACGGCGAGACCGCCGCGGCGATGGAGCAGGCGGTCGCCGCCGCCGGCCGCGCCGGGACCCCGTGGGTGCTGGACCCGGTCGCGGTGGGCCCCCTGCTGGGGTGGCGCACCGGTATCGCGCTGCGCCTGCTCTCCGTCGCGGCCCCGGCCGTGGTCCGCGGCAACGCCTCGGAGGTCATGGCCCTCGCCGGCGGCGCCGGGGGCAAGGGCGTGGACAGCCTGGACACCCCCGAGGCGGCGCTCGACGCGGCCCGCGCCCTGGCCGGCAGCCACGGCACCGTGGTCGCCGTCAGCGGGCCGGTGGACCACCTCACCGACGGTGAGCGCCTGGTCACCGTCGCCAACGGGCACGAGTGGCTGACGCGCGTCACCGGGGTCGGCTGCGCCCTCGGGGCGCTCATGGCCGCGTTCGCCGGGTGCGTGGAGGACCCGCTGCTCGCGGCGACCGCGGCCACCGCGACGCTGACCGTCGCCGCCGACGAGGCCGCCGCGCGCACCGCCGGACCGGGGTCCTTCGCGGTGGCGCTGCTGGACGAGCTGGCCGCGCTGACCCCCGAGGCGCTCACCGAGCGGGTCCGGCTGGGCTGA
- the thiE gene encoding thiamine phosphate synthase, translated as MTRPPLDLSLYLVTDTRLCGTLGVPATVSAAVAAGVSVVQLRDPAAGDAELVTLGRAVARALAGTGVPLVVNDAVHLVEAIGAQGAHVGQGDTDPREARARLGHAAYLGLSVQTTDHVEAARGADVDYLGVGPVFAQTTKPDGAEPGGLERLARIVTLSPVPCVAIGGIGLEQAAQVRATDAAGIAVVSAICGQQDVASATRALRAAWDNAGARA; from the coding sequence ATGACCCGCCCGCCGCTGGACCTGTCGCTCTACCTGGTCACCGACACCCGCCTGTGCGGGACCCTGGGGGTGCCGGCCACCGTGTCCGCCGCCGTCGCGGCCGGGGTGAGCGTGGTGCAGCTGCGCGACCCCGCGGCCGGCGACGCGGAGCTGGTCACCCTGGGCCGGGCCGTCGCCCGGGCGCTGGCGGGCACCGGCGTGCCCCTGGTCGTCAACGACGCGGTGCACCTGGTCGAGGCGATCGGGGCGCAGGGCGCCCACGTCGGGCAGGGCGACACGGACCCCCGTGAGGCACGGGCGCGACTGGGCCACGCGGCATACCTGGGGCTGTCCGTGCAGACCACGGACCACGTCGAGGCCGCGCGCGGCGCGGACGTCGACTACCTCGGCGTCGGGCCGGTGTTCGCCCAGACGACCAAGCCCGACGGCGCCGAGCCGGGCGGGCTGGAGCGGCTCGCCCGGATCGTGACCCTCAGCCCGGTGCCGTGCGTGGCGATCGGCGGGATCGGCCTCGAGCAGGCGGCGCAGGTCCGGGCGACCGACGCGGCGGGCATCGCCGTCGTCAGCGCCATCTGCGGCCAGCAGGACGTGGCCTCGGCGACCCGGGCCCTGCGCGCGGCGTGGGACAACGCGGGAGCGCGGGCGTGA
- the thiD gene encoding bifunctional hydroxymethylpyrimidine kinase/phosphomethylpyrimidine kinase, which translates to MTRPPVALTIAGSDPSGGAGVQADLKTFSALGAYGTAVLTALTAQSTTGVTGVHVVPTAFVTEQLETLVADVRVDAVKIGMLATAELAGAVADFLRAHPCPVVVLDPVMVATSGDRLLADDAVEALRALLPLASVVTPNLPEAAGLLGVAEAADEAEMLDQAQALRALGAPRVLLKGGHRAGSGSASDVLAGPEGATWLRAPWVSTTNTHGTGCSLSSALAALRPQRETWVDTARDAKDWLTGALAAADTLEVGHGHGPVHHFHRLWDR; encoded by the coding sequence GTGACCCGGCCGCCGGTCGCCCTGACCATCGCCGGCAGCGACCCCTCCGGCGGGGCGGGCGTGCAGGCCGACCTCAAGACGTTCTCGGCGCTGGGGGCCTATGGCACCGCGGTGCTGACCGCCCTGACCGCGCAGAGCACGACCGGGGTGACCGGGGTGCACGTGGTGCCGACGGCGTTCGTCACCGAGCAGCTGGAGACGCTCGTCGCCGACGTGCGCGTCGACGCGGTCAAGATCGGGATGCTGGCGACCGCCGAGCTGGCCGGCGCGGTGGCCGACTTCCTGCGCGCCCACCCCTGCCCGGTCGTCGTCCTCGACCCGGTGATGGTCGCGACCAGCGGGGACCGGCTGCTGGCCGATGACGCGGTCGAGGCCCTGCGCGCCCTGCTTCCGCTGGCCTCCGTGGTGACCCCGAACCTGCCGGAGGCCGCCGGGCTGCTCGGGGTGGCCGAGGCCGCGGACGAGGCGGAGATGCTGGACCAGGCGCAGGCGCTGCGGGCCCTCGGCGCGCCGCGGGTCCTGCTCAAGGGCGGCCACCGAGCCGGGAGCGGGTCCGCCTCCGACGTGCTCGCCGGGCCCGAGGGAGCGACCTGGCTGCGCGCGCCGTGGGTCAGCACGACGAACACGCACGGCACCGGCTGCTCCCTGTCCTCCGCGCTGGCGGCGCTGCGACCGCAGCGGGAGACCTGGGTGGACACGGCCCGGGACGCCAAGGACTGGCTGACCGGGGCGCTGGCGGCCGCCGACACCCTCGAGGTCGGGCACGGCCACGGGCCGGTTCACCACTTCCACCGGCTCTGGGACCGCTGA
- a CDS encoding HNH endonuclease signature motif containing protein, with amino-acid sequence MQGDLAVQAGDPVTGALADALGCLDQAVTEDTWRVPQRGLGQALEQLDALRRGIERLTLAVVADADQRGSATTAGASSLTDWVAGHSPSLHVRDAHQLVTVATACAQPCHGPLAEAVRSGLLPARKAARVLSALAQVRPFVDAEDYQADQHILIPLAATGTDRELTLATRHLIACAAPDRDTAALAAAQRQSRALLERPGAGGVTEFTWRLDPEGAAFVHAAISALGAPAPDGDAPDTRSPAQRRSDALMSVLQRGIASADGVPVSAKTKVVVTLPFDRLLGQVRGLAPTLTDDQLTPACVRRLACEADLLPMVLGTAGEPLDLGHTTRLATPAQRMALWQRDRGCTYPGCSIPPTWCEAHHVIHWCDGGPTDLTNLALLCGRHHTVVHERGLTATVTASGVTWHT; translated from the coding sequence ATGCAGGGGGATCTCGCGGTGCAGGCCGGTGACCCTGTCACGGGTGCGCTGGCCGATGCCCTGGGCTGCCTGGACCAGGCCGTGACCGAGGACACCTGGCGGGTGCCGCAGCGCGGGCTCGGCCAGGCCCTGGAGCAGCTCGACGCGCTGCGCCGGGGCATCGAACGGCTGACCCTGGCCGTCGTCGCCGACGCCGACCAGCGCGGCAGCGCCACCACCGCAGGCGCCTCGTCCCTGACCGACTGGGTGGCCGGGCACAGCCCCAGCCTGCACGTCCGGGACGCGCACCAGCTGGTCACCGTGGCCACCGCCTGCGCCCAGCCGTGCCACGGGCCGCTGGCCGAGGCCGTGCGCTCGGGGTTGCTGCCGGCCCGCAAGGCCGCCCGGGTCCTCTCGGCCCTGGCCCAGGTCCGCCCCTTCGTGGACGCGGAGGACTACCAGGCCGACCAGCACATCCTCATCCCCCTGGCCGCCACCGGCACCGACCGCGAGCTGACCCTGGCCACCCGGCACCTCATCGCCTGCGCCGCCCCCGACCGCGACACCGCGGCCCTGGCCGCCGCCCAACGCCAGTCCCGGGCCCTGCTGGAGCGACCCGGCGCCGGCGGGGTCACCGAGTTCACCTGGCGCCTGGACCCCGAGGGCGCCGCCTTCGTCCACGCCGCCATCTCCGCCCTGGGCGCACCCGCCCCCGACGGCGACGCGCCGGACACCCGCTCCCCCGCCCAGCGCCGCAGCGACGCGCTGATGAGCGTGCTCCAGCGCGGCATCGCCTCCGCCGACGGGGTGCCCGTGAGCGCCAAGACCAAGGTCGTGGTCACCCTCCCCTTCGACCGGCTGCTCGGCCAGGTCCGCGGACTCGCCCCGACCCTGACCGACGACCAGCTCACCCCCGCCTGCGTGCGCCGCCTCGCCTGCGAGGCCGACCTCCTCCCCATGGTCCTCGGCACGGCCGGCGAGCCGCTCGACCTGGGCCACACCACCCGCCTGGCCACCCCGGCCCAGCGAATGGCGCTCTGGCAGCGCGACCGCGGCTGCACCTACCCCGGCTGCTCCATCCCGCCCACCTGGTGCGAGGCCCACCACGTCATCCACTGGTGCGACGGCGGACCCACCGACCTGACCAACCTCGCCCTGCTCTGCGGCCGACACCACACCGTGGTGCACGAGCGAGGCCTGACCGCGACCGTCACCGCGTCCGGGGTCACCTGGCACACCTAG
- a CDS encoding LppX_LprAFG lipoprotein, producing the protein MRRHARALVAALTLGLALTGCSGGSDTATKQTPAQQLAAAKKTVDAARSLHLVLRSSGIPGSAGGVIGADGVGTHAPAFKGTLDARISGIQAKVDVVATGGQLYLKLPFTTTFAPVDPKQYNAPDPATLFSADQGLSTLLTATQNPTLGEKKRQGSEVLQTVKGTIPGKDVVSLLGSGDANGTFDATYGITDPGGQLRTISLTGPFFSGARSTYTLTLDRYGAPVEISRP; encoded by the coding sequence ATGCGACGGCACGCGCGGGCCCTGGTGGCCGCCCTCACCCTCGGCCTGGCGCTGACCGGGTGCAGCGGCGGCAGCGACACGGCCACCAAGCAGACTCCGGCCCAGCAGCTGGCCGCGGCCAAGAAGACGGTCGACGCCGCGCGCTCGCTGCACCTGGTGCTGCGCTCGTCCGGCATCCCCGGCAGCGCCGGCGGCGTGATCGGGGCCGATGGTGTCGGCACCCATGCCCCGGCGTTCAAGGGCACCCTCGACGCCCGCATCTCCGGGATCCAGGCCAAGGTCGACGTGGTCGCGACCGGGGGCCAGCTCTACCTCAAGCTGCCGTTCACCACGACGTTCGCGCCGGTGGACCCCAAGCAGTACAACGCCCCCGACCCGGCCACGCTGTTCTCCGCCGACCAGGGGCTGTCCACCCTGCTGACCGCGACGCAGAACCCCACCCTGGGCGAGAAGAAGCGCCAGGGCAGCGAGGTGCTGCAGACGGTCAAGGGCACCATCCCCGGCAAGGACGTCGTCTCCCTGCTCGGCAGCGGCGACGCGAACGGCACCTTCGACGCGACGTACGGCATCACCGACCCGGGTGGGCAGCTGCGCACGATCAGCCTCACCGGCCCGTTCTTCAGCGGTGCCCGCTCGACCTACACGCTGACCCTCGACCGCTATGGCGCGCCCGTTGAGATCTCCCGGCCCTAG
- the clpB gene encoding ATP-dependent chaperone ClpB produces MDLQLTIKAQEAFSAAARDADAAGHPHVEPAHLLLALTRQTDTTTGPLLDATGSSLQAAAAAAERNLKTLPSVSGSSLSAPRLSRASLAVLENARKQTESMGDSFVSADHLLLAIAQTGEFGLDGAAIAAEIPKLRGGARITTPDPEATYDALAKYGTDLTAAARDGKLDPVIGRDAEIRRVVQVLSRRTKNNPVLIGEPGVGKTAVVEGLAQRVVDGDVPGSLKGKRLVALDLAAMVAGAKYRGEFEERLKAVLEEIRSSDGQVITFIDELHTVVGAGATGEGSMDAGNMLKPLLARGELRMVGATTLDEYREHIEKDPALERRFQQVFVGEPSVEDTIAILRGLKERYEAHHEVTIEDSALVAAASLSDRYITGRQLPDKAIDLVDEAAARLRMELDSSPVEVDQLRRTVNRLRSEETHLAKESDAASQARLERIRKDLADGAELLAALEARWAQEKSGINRVGELKRRLDELNTQKRLAEREGDWDTYGRLEHGEIPALNREIASAEEGGKGEPAEPMVKNRVGADDIADVISAWTGIPAGRLLEGETEKLLRMEEFLGRRLIGQGTAVRAVSDAVRRSRAGISDPDRPTGSFLFLGPTGVGKTELAKSLADFLFDDERAMVRIDMSEYSERHSVARLIGAPPGYVGYEEGGQLTEAVRRRPYSVVLLDEVEKAHPETFDILLQVLDDGRLTDGQGRTVDFRNVILVMTSNLGSQFLIAPTLPQDVKHEAVMSAVRTSFKPEFLNRLDEVVVFDPLSTEELSRIVDLQVAALARRLSDRRIALEVTDAAKEWLAITGYDPAYGARPLRRLVQTQIGDRLARALLAGEVRDGQTVVVDRDGEQDGLILR; encoded by the coding sequence ATGGACCTGCAGCTCACCATCAAGGCCCAGGAGGCCTTCTCCGCCGCGGCCCGAGACGCCGACGCGGCCGGTCACCCGCACGTGGAGCCCGCCCACCTGCTGCTGGCGCTGACCCGGCAGACCGACACCACCACCGGCCCGCTGCTCGACGCGACCGGGTCCTCCCTCCAGGCCGCCGCAGCGGCCGCCGAGCGCAACCTCAAGACCCTGCCCTCGGTGAGCGGCTCCAGCCTCAGCGCCCCGCGCCTGTCCCGCGCCAGCCTCGCCGTGCTCGAGAACGCCCGCAAGCAGACGGAGTCGATGGGCGACTCGTTCGTGTCCGCCGACCACCTGCTGCTCGCCATCGCCCAGACCGGTGAGTTCGGCCTCGACGGCGCGGCCATCGCCGCGGAGATCCCCAAGCTGCGCGGCGGCGCGCGCATCACCACGCCGGACCCCGAGGCGACGTATGACGCACTGGCCAAGTACGGCACGGACCTCACCGCGGCGGCCCGCGACGGCAAGCTCGACCCGGTGATCGGCCGCGACGCCGAGATCCGCCGCGTCGTGCAGGTGCTCTCGCGCCGCACCAAGAACAACCCCGTCCTCATCGGCGAGCCCGGCGTCGGCAAGACCGCTGTCGTCGAGGGCCTGGCCCAGCGGGTCGTCGACGGCGACGTGCCCGGGTCGCTCAAGGGCAAGCGCCTGGTCGCCCTCGACCTGGCCGCCATGGTCGCCGGCGCGAAGTACCGCGGCGAGTTCGAGGAGCGGCTCAAGGCCGTCCTGGAGGAGATCCGCTCCTCCGATGGCCAGGTCATCACGTTCATCGACGAGCTGCACACCGTCGTCGGTGCCGGCGCCACCGGCGAGGGGTCCATGGACGCCGGCAACATGCTCAAGCCGCTGCTTGCGCGCGGCGAGCTGCGCATGGTCGGCGCGACGACGCTGGACGAGTACCGCGAGCACATCGAGAAGGACCCCGCCCTTGAGCGCCGGTTCCAGCAGGTCTTCGTCGGCGAGCCCAGCGTCGAGGACACCATCGCGATCCTGCGCGGGCTCAAGGAGCGCTACGAGGCGCACCACGAGGTAACGATCGAGGACTCCGCACTCGTCGCGGCGGCCAGCCTCTCGGATCGCTACATCACCGGACGGCAGCTGCCCGACAAGGCGATCGACCTCGTCGACGAGGCTGCGGCGCGGCTCAGGATGGAACTGGACTCGAGTCCCGTGGAAGTGGACCAACTCCGACGCACAGTTAATCGACTTCGTAGCGAGGAAACCCATCTAGCGAAGGAATCTGATGCTGCTTCGCAGGCGCGGCTGGAACGCATCCGCAAAGACCTCGCCGACGGAGCCGAGCTGCTCGCAGCCCTTGAGGCCCGGTGGGCGCAAGAGAAGTCGGGCATCAACCGAGTGGGCGAGCTCAAGCGGCGCCTGGACGAGCTCAACACCCAGAAGCGGCTTGCGGAGCGCGAGGGTGACTGGGATACCTACGGTCGCTTGGAGCATGGAGAAATTCCTGCGCTCAACCGCGAGATCGCTTCCGCCGAAGAGGGAGGGAAGGGTGAGCCTGCGGAGCCGATGGTGAAGAATCGAGTTGGCGCTGATGACATCGCCGACGTCATCAGCGCCTGGACCGGCATCCCCGCCGGCCGGCTGCTCGAGGGCGAGACCGAGAAGCTGCTGCGCATGGAGGAGTTCCTCGGCCGGCGGCTGATCGGCCAGGGCACGGCCGTGCGCGCGGTCAGCGACGCGGTGCGCCGCAGCCGCGCCGGCATCTCCGACCCCGACCGGCCCACCGGCTCCTTCCTCTTCCTCGGCCCGACCGGCGTCGGCAAGACCGAGCTGGCCAAGTCCCTGGCCGACTTCCTCTTCGACGACGAGCGGGCCATGGTCCGCATCGACATGAGCGAGTACTCCGAGCGGCACTCGGTCGCCCGCCTCATCGGTGCCCCGCCCGGCTACGTCGGCTACGAGGAGGGCGGTCAGCTGACCGAGGCGGTGCGCCGCCGGCCCTACTCGGTGGTCCTGCTCGACGAGGTGGAGAAGGCCCACCCGGAGACCTTCGACATCCTGCTGCAGGTCCTCGACGACGGCCGGCTCACCGACGGCCAGGGCCGCACCGTCGACTTCCGCAACGTCATCCTGGTCATGACCTCCAACCTCGGCTCGCAGTTCCTCATCGCCCCGACGCTGCCGCAGGACGTCAAGCACGAGGCGGTGATGAGCGCGGTGCGCACGTCGTTCAAGCCGGAGTTCCTCAACCGGCTCGACGAGGTCGTCGTGTTCGACCCGCTCTCGACCGAGGAGCTGAGCCGGATCGTCGACCTGCAGGTCGCGGCCCTCGCCCGACGCCTGTCCGACCGCCGGATCGCCCTCGAGGTCACCGACGCGGCCAAGGAGTGGCTGGCCATCACCGGCTACGACCCGGCCTACGGCGCCCGCCCCCTGCGCCGGCTGGTGCAGACCCAGATCGGCGACCGCCTGGCCCGGGCGCTGCTCGCCGGCGAGGTCCGCGACGGCCAGACCGTGGTCGTCGACCGCGACGGGGAGCAGGACGGGCTCATCCTGCGCTGA